One part of the Thermococcus radiotolerans genome encodes these proteins:
- a CDS encoding cation transporting ATPase C-terminal domain-containing protein, protein MNPKTKVALILSLVSPIFAEVLSGSTPPLEVLTNPLSFPFLWAYYGAGVLLVREAWARWGRNYVRLMLLGFVYGIVEEGLVIKSWFNPEWPDLDVFSVYGRVWGVNAVWAVWLTIFHSLMSIAIPIMVVDALYPEFSNERLLGRKGITIALVSFGVSAVAFFLFLAPYRPPAVQYFLTIVLTALLLLLARRVKREAIFKRGIPKGHPFVYGFGVSFALFFIFTAFPHSSVHPVVPSILGLLVALHFYSMPARLDGRGEYALAIGFLAFWFVPYDIILELNGVRGEALLGVATFAVLAWKLRKMEVSEPKV, encoded by the coding sequence ATGAATCCCAAAACCAAGGTAGCTTTAATCCTCTCGCTGGTCTCACCCATCTTCGCCGAAGTGCTGAGCGGTTCGACTCCACCGCTTGAAGTCCTCACGAACCCCCTCTCGTTCCCGTTCCTGTGGGCCTACTACGGTGCCGGTGTTCTCCTTGTCAGGGAGGCGTGGGCTCGGTGGGGGAGGAACTACGTTAGGCTCATGCTCCTAGGCTTCGTCTACGGCATCGTGGAGGAAGGGCTCGTCATAAAGTCTTGGTTCAATCCGGAATGGCCGGACCTGGATGTTTTCAGCGTTTACGGGCGCGTCTGGGGTGTGAACGCAGTCTGGGCGGTGTGGCTGACGATATTCCATTCCCTGATGAGCATAGCGATACCGATAATGGTCGTCGATGCCCTCTATCCGGAGTTCTCGAATGAAAGGCTCCTGGGAAGAAAGGGGATAACGATAGCGCTCGTATCCTTCGGCGTCTCCGCGGTGGCGTTCTTCCTCTTCCTCGCCCCATACCGCCCGCCCGCAGTCCAGTATTTCCTCACCATCGTCCTCACGGCACTTCTGCTGCTCCTCGCAAGGCGGGTAAAAAGGGAGGCCATCTTCAAGCGCGGCATTCCAAAGGGACATCCCTTCGTCTACGGCTTCGGGGTTTCCTTCGCGTTGTTCTTCATATTCACGGCCTTCCCCCACTCCTCAGTACATCCAGTTGTGCCTTCCATCCTCGGACTCCTGGTGGCCCTCCACTTCTACTCCATGCCGGCCCGCCTGGACGGAAGGGGGGAGTATGCCCTCGCCATTGGCTTCTTGGCCTTCTGGTTCGTACCATATGACATAATCCTCGAGCTCAACGGCGTGAGGGGTGAGGCCCTCCTCGGCGTGGCCACCTTCGCGGTTCTCGCTTGGAAGCTGAGGAAAATGGAAGTCAGTGAACCCAAGGTTTGA
- the hypA gene encoding hydrogenase nickel incorporation protein HypA codes for MHEWALADGIVRTALDYAQKEGASKLLAVQVVLGELQDVNAEIVEFAMKELLKGTIGDGAEIEFIEEEAVFKCRDCGHEWKLKEVKGNFDERIKEDIHFIPEVVHAFLACPKCGSRDFEVVKGRGVYISGIKIEKEGEA; via the coding sequence ATGCACGAGTGGGCACTCGCCGATGGGATAGTTAGAACTGCCCTGGATTACGCGCAAAAAGAGGGCGCATCCAAGCTCCTCGCCGTTCAGGTCGTTCTCGGCGAACTCCAGGATGTCAACGCCGAGATAGTCGAGTTCGCGATGAAGGAGCTCCTCAAGGGAACCATTGGAGATGGCGCGGAGATAGAGTTCATCGAGGAGGAGGCGGTTTTTAAGTGCCGTGACTGTGGCCACGAGTGGAAGCTCAAGGAAGTCAAAGGAAACTTCGACGAGCGTATAAAAGAGGACATACACTTCATTCCGGAAGTGGTGCACGCCTTCCTCGCCTGTCCGAAGTGCGGCAGCAGGGACTTCGAGGTGGTCAAGGGGAGGGGAGTTTACATAAGCGGCATAAAGATCGAGAAGGAGGGGGAGGCATGA
- a CDS encoding Mrp/NBP35 family ATP-binding protein, with protein sequence MITIDPRVKGIEGRLEKVKRIIPVVSGKGGVGKSLVSTTLALALAEKGYKLGLLDLDFHGASDHVILGFEPKEFPEEEYGVIPPMVHGIKFMSIVYYSEDKPTPMRGMEISDALIELLAITRWDELDYLVIDMPPGLGDQFLDVLRFLKRGEFLVVATPSKLSMNVVEKLLTLLKEKEHRILGIVENLKLDDETGIEELAKRFGVPYLTGIPLYRDLEGKIGKPDELLRTDFAERIREVAEKI encoded by the coding sequence ATGATAACCATAGACCCACGCGTCAAGGGCATAGAGGGCAGGCTTGAGAAGGTGAAGCGCATAATCCCCGTCGTCAGCGGGAAGGGTGGAGTTGGAAAGTCGCTCGTCTCAACAACTCTGGCCTTGGCTTTGGCGGAGAAGGGCTACAAGCTCGGCCTCCTCGACCTCGACTTCCACGGCGCGAGCGACCACGTTATCCTCGGCTTCGAGCCAAAGGAGTTTCCCGAGGAGGAGTACGGCGTAATCCCGCCGATGGTTCACGGGATAAAGTTCATGAGCATCGTCTACTACTCCGAGGACAAACCCACGCCAATGAGGGGCATGGAGATAAGCGACGCCCTCATAGAGCTCCTCGCCATAACGCGCTGGGACGAGCTGGATTACCTCGTCATCGATATGCCTCCCGGACTCGGCGACCAGTTCCTGGATGTGCTGCGCTTCCTCAAGAGGGGCGAGTTCCTCGTCGTTGCAACGCCGTCAAAGCTCTCCATGAACGTCGTTGAAAAGCTTCTAACACTGCTGAAGGAGAAGGAGCACAGAATCCTCGGAATCGTCGAGAACCTCAAGCTGGACGATGAGACGGGCATAGAGGAGCTGGCGAAGAGGTTTGGCGTGCCCTACCTAACCGGCATACCGCTGTACAGGGACTTGGAAGGGAAAATAGGAAAGCCGGACGAGCTGCTGAGGACGGATTTCGCGGAGAGGATAAGGGAAGTCGCGGAGAAGATTTAG
- a CDS encoding hydrogenase 3 maturation endopeptidase HyCI — protein MELPELLRRARRVVVCGIGNEVRGDDAFGILVAERLKELVKNPNVLILNCGEVPESYTGKITKFEPDLVVFVDAVDFGGEHGEVILADPEGTLGEAVSTHSLPLKVLVGYLKTRLNAEFVLLGCQPAVLGLFQEPSEVVVERAEVLAESMAGVLNETEG, from the coding sequence ATGGAACTCCCCGAACTCCTCAGGAGGGCCAGACGGGTCGTCGTCTGCGGAATAGGGAACGAGGTTAGGGGTGACGATGCATTCGGCATCCTCGTTGCCGAGAGGCTGAAGGAGCTGGTGAAAAATCCAAACGTTCTCATTCTCAACTGCGGAGAGGTGCCGGAGAGCTACACGGGAAAGATAACAAAATTTGAGCCTGATCTGGTAGTCTTCGTTGATGCGGTTGATTTCGGCGGGGAGCACGGTGAAGTCATACTCGCCGACCCGGAGGGAACCCTCGGTGAGGCCGTCTCGACCCACAGCCTGCCGCTCAAGGTTCTGGTGGGATACCTGAAGACGCGCCTCAACGCGGAGTTCGTCCTCCTCGGCTGCCAGCCGGCCGTCCTGGGCCTCTTCCAGGAGCCGAGCGAGGTTGTGGTTGAAAGGGCCGAGGTCCTCGCAGAATCCATGGCCGGTGTTCTCAATGAAACTGAGGGTTAG
- a CDS encoding GNAT family N-acetyltransferase: protein MKLRVREATIWDCQRIVGIYLSNSPWKDSPYETYLQVGPWGLEETCAIHLNNLKLVGGTALVAELDGKIAGEAEVFISDEVWDGELVKTAHLSVIEVARWYQGKGVGRALLERVVELAEGEGCDLLTVTPEKKALGFYRKLGFDRTVYHGVIADISTDAGRGAPKVAELTPDWDDLRGLPLSLGQFQSSYNHWFSEFVDRIADVDGRVHFESGRIKSGFFVLEGSFFDRKTATAYFWGENGLDGLRELVALARSRGFKTLRTSLGRELVSGSLEFSITPLDEVLILAKSL, encoded by the coding sequence ATGAAACTGAGGGTTAGGGAAGCCACCATTTGGGACTGCCAGAGGATAGTCGGCATATACCTCTCCAACTCGCCCTGGAAGGACTCGCCCTACGAGACCTACCTCCAAGTCGGCCCCTGGGGCCTGGAGGAGACCTGCGCAATCCACCTGAACAACCTCAAACTCGTCGGGGGAACAGCACTCGTGGCTGAGCTGGATGGAAAGATAGCTGGCGAGGCCGAGGTTTTCATAAGCGATGAGGTCTGGGACGGGGAGCTCGTAAAAACCGCACACCTCAGCGTCATCGAGGTGGCGCGGTGGTATCAGGGGAAGGGCGTCGGAAGGGCCCTGCTGGAGCGCGTGGTGGAGCTGGCCGAGGGGGAGGGTTGCGACCTCCTCACGGTGACCCCCGAGAAGAAGGCCCTCGGGTTCTACAGAAAGCTTGGATTCGACAGAACGGTCTACCACGGGGTTATCGCGGACATCTCAACGGACGCCGGGAGGGGGGCGCCAAAGGTTGCCGAACTGACCCCCGACTGGGACGACCTGAGGGGACTGCCCCTCAGCCTGGGGCAGTTTCAGAGCTCCTACAACCACTGGTTCTCAGAGTTCGTTGACAGGATCGCCGACGTGGACGGGAGGGTTCACTTCGAGAGCGGGAGGATTAAAAGCGGCTTCTTCGTGCTCGAAGGAAGCTTCTTCGACAGAAAAACCGCAACGGCGTATTTCTGGGGAGAGAACGGCCTGGATGGCTTGAGAGAGCTCGTAGCCCTCGCGAGGAGCAGGGGGTTCAAAACCCTCAGGACGAGCCTCGGCAGGGAACTGGTAAGCGGCAGTCTGGAGTTCAGCATAACACCCCTGGACGAGGTTCTCATACTCGCAAAGTCACTCTGA
- the mobA gene encoding molybdenum cofactor guanylyltransferase MobA, with protein sequence MLGAVLAGGRSKRFWGDKLLFRIGGRPLISYTLERIESASLIEEVVIVASADNAGRLRSLGYEVVVDELSIGPIGGVYTALGLGDAFVVAGDMPLIVPEFVDLMIQKFLGSEKLACVPRWTNGYLEPLHAAYSKAFRRVLEERIRSGDYSLNGAIRSADVCYLNVEKLPSLWKEGFFNVNRRSDLRKLLERKSE encoded by the coding sequence ATGCTCGGTGCGGTTCTCGCGGGGGGCAGGAGTAAGCGCTTCTGGGGCGACAAGCTCCTCTTCAGGATAGGTGGAAGGCCGCTCATTTCGTACACCCTCGAGAGAATTGAGTCGGCGTCGCTTATCGAGGAGGTCGTTATCGTGGCATCTGCCGACAACGCCGGTAGGCTCAGAAGCCTCGGCTACGAGGTGGTGGTTGATGAACTCTCCATAGGGCCCATAGGCGGGGTTTATACTGCATTGGGCCTCGGTGATGCCTTCGTCGTCGCGGGGGACATGCCGCTCATCGTCCCGGAGTTCGTTGACCTGATGATCCAAAAATTCCTGGGGAGCGAAAAACTCGCCTGTGTCCCCCGCTGGACCAATGGATACCTCGAGCCCCTCCATGCTGCCTACTCAAAGGCGTTCCGCCGGGTCCTTGAGGAGAGAATACGCAGCGGGGACTACTCGCTGAACGGTGCGATACGCTCTGCCGATGTATGCTACCTGAATGTGGAGAAGCTGCCGTCCCTCTGGAAAGAAGGCTTCTTCAACGTTAACCGGCGGAGTGACCTCAGAAAACTTCTCGAAAGGAAGTCAGAGTGA
- a CDS encoding HypC/HybG/HupF family hydrogenase formation chaperone, whose translation MCLAIPGRIIEITGKTAVVDFGGVRREVRLDLLPEVEVGDYVIVHTGFAIERLDEERALEILEAWAEVERALEG comes from the coding sequence ATGTGCCTAGCGATTCCGGGAAGGATAATCGAAATCACAGGAAAAACCGCGGTTGTAGACTTTGGAGGCGTGAGAAGGGAAGTTCGCCTCGATCTGCTTCCAGAGGTCGAGGTCGGGGACTACGTCATAGTCCACACGGGCTTCGCGATAGAGAGGCTCGACGAGGAGAGGGCGCTGGAGATACTCGAGGCGTGGGCAGAGGTCGAGCGGGCGCTGGAGGGATGA
- the hypD gene encoding hydrogenase formation protein HypD, whose product MNVTDVLNAFKDRELAQKVVRKIREEAKGLDELRFMHVCGTHEDTVTRSGIRSLLPENVKIVSGPGCPVCITPVEDIVKMREIMKEAYAEGDRIILTTFGDMYKIPTPLGSFADLRGEGYDVRVVYSIFDTYKIAKENPERTVVHFSPGFETTTAPAAGMLNAVVEEGLENFKIYSVHRLTPPAVEALVKAGTRFHGLIDPGHVSTIIGVKGWEYITTDYGIPQVIAGFEPVDMLMAILLLVRMVKNGEVEILNEYTRAVRYEGNVTAQRLIEKFFEIKDAKWRALGTIPESGLELRKEWRELEIRTYYDPEVPELPDLEKGCICGAILRGLALPPQCPHFGKTCTPRSPIGPCMVSYEGTCSIFYKYGALF is encoded by the coding sequence ATGAACGTGACCGACGTCCTGAACGCCTTCAAGGACAGAGAACTGGCCCAGAAGGTCGTGAGGAAGATACGCGAGGAGGCGAAGGGCCTCGATGAGCTCCGCTTCATGCACGTCTGCGGAACGCACGAGGATACCGTAACCCGCTCCGGGATACGCTCCCTCCTGCCGGAGAACGTCAAGATAGTCAGCGGGCCGGGCTGTCCGGTCTGTATAACCCCCGTTGAGGACATCGTCAAGATGCGCGAGATTATGAAGGAGGCCTACGCTGAGGGGGACAGGATAATCCTGACAACTTTCGGCGATATGTACAAGATCCCCACTCCCCTCGGGAGCTTCGCGGATTTGAGGGGCGAGGGCTACGACGTGAGGGTGGTTTACTCCATATTCGACACCTACAAGATAGCCAAGGAGAACCCGGAGAGAACCGTCGTTCACTTCAGCCCCGGCTTCGAGACCACAACTGCCCCCGCTGCAGGGATGCTCAACGCCGTCGTTGAAGAGGGCCTTGAAAACTTCAAGATATACTCCGTCCATCGCCTGACTCCCCCGGCCGTTGAGGCCCTTGTAAAGGCCGGAACGCGCTTTCACGGTCTCATAGACCCCGGACACGTCTCAACTATAATAGGCGTCAAGGGCTGGGAGTACATAACGACCGACTACGGCATACCGCAGGTCATAGCGGGCTTCGAGCCGGTGGATATGCTGATGGCAATTCTGCTCCTCGTACGGATGGTCAAAAACGGCGAGGTGGAGATACTCAACGAGTACACCCGCGCCGTCAGGTACGAGGGCAACGTAACGGCTCAGAGGCTCATCGAGAAGTTCTTTGAAATTAAAGACGCCAAGTGGCGCGCCCTCGGAACCATACCCGAAAGCGGGCTTGAGCTGAGGAAGGAGTGGAGGGAGCTGGAGATAAGGACGTACTACGATCCAGAGGTTCCCGAACTCCCGGACCTCGAGAAGGGCTGCATCTGCGGCGCAATCCTTCGCGGTCTGGCGCTGCCCCCGCAGTGTCCGCACTTCGGCAAGACCTGCACGCCGCGGAGTCCAATAGGGCCGTGCATGGTCTCCTACGAAGGAACCTGCAGCATCTTCTACAAATACGGAGCTTTGTTTTGA